A single Blastocatellia bacterium DNA region contains:
- a CDS encoding DUF4258 domain-containing protein: protein MSAKQSLKVRISRHAAQRLAQRGISLGDVHLVLRLGRRLHRTGVIFYFFGRRQIPRGLERELERLEGTTLIVADGRLITAYRNKRAIAEIKKKPKRRAKRPFIFEVPLVLEDTFEKRCA from the coding sequence ATGAGTGCGAAACAGAGCTTGAAGGTACGGATCTCGCGCCATGCGGCCCAGCGGTTGGCCCAGCGCGGGATCTCGCTCGGAGATGTGCATCTGGTGCTGCGGCTGGGGCGTCGGCTCCACCGCACCGGGGTGATCTTCTACTTCTTCGGGCGACGCCAGATTCCACGCGGGCTAGAGCGGGAATTGGAGCGATTAGAGGGGACGACGCTCATTGTGGCCGATGGTCGTTTGATCACCGCCTATCGCAACAAGCGCGCCATCGCCGAGATCAAGAAGAAGCCCAAGCGCCGCGCGAAGCGCCCGTTCATCTTCGAAGTGCCCCTCGTCCTCGAGGACACTTTTGAGAAACGCTGCGCCTGA